The Solanum pennellii chromosome 11, SPENNV200 genome contains a region encoding:
- the LOC107004434 gene encoding nuclear transcription factor Y subunit B-6 isoform X1 codes for MDNNVGGLGNGGFHGYHTFPSTPATEMRMGVPVPVHLNQDSECTIREQDRFMPIANVMRIMRRILPPHAKISDDSKQTIQECVSEFISFVTGEANERCQCEQRKTITAEDLLWAMSKLGFDDYIEPLTFYLHRYREIDGGEHGALTEESAMLKLDPQYAGYFVYPLPMANTTCMQGDGITSQCAVESDDSLFLC; via the exons ATGGATAATAATGTTGGTGGTTTAGGAAATGGAGGATTTCATGGTTATCACACATTCCCTTCTACACCTG CTACAGAGATGAGGATGGGAGTGCCTGTGCCTGTTCATCTTAACCAAGATTCTGAATGCACTATTCGTGAGCAAGACCGATTCATGCCAATAGCAAATGTGATGAGAATCATGCGTCGGATCCTTCCTCCCCATGCTAAGATATCTGATGACTCTAAACAGACCATCCAAGAATGTGTATCTGAGTTCATAAGCTTTGTAACTGGTGAAGCCAATGAGCGTTGCCAATGTGAGCAGCGTAAGACCATCACTGCTGAAGATTTGCTTTGGGCAATGAGCAAGCTTGGTTTTGATGATTACATTGAACCCTTGACTTTCTACTTGCATCGCTATCGTGAGATTGATGGTGGTGAGCATGGAGCCTTGACAGAGGAGTCTGCAATGTTGAAGCTTGATCCACAGTATGCAGGTTACTTTGTGTATCCACTGCCAATGGCCAACACTACTTGTATGCAAGGGGATGGGATCACTTCTCAGTGTGCTGTGGAAAGTGATGACTCTCTGTTTCTCTGCTGA
- the LOC107004434 gene encoding nuclear transcription factor Y subunit B-6 isoform X2, translating to MDNNVGGLGNGGFHGYHTFPSTPEMRMGVPVPVHLNQDSECTIREQDRFMPIANVMRIMRRILPPHAKISDDSKQTIQECVSEFISFVTGEANERCQCEQRKTITAEDLLWAMSKLGFDDYIEPLTFYLHRYREIDGGEHGALTEESAMLKLDPQYAGYFVYPLPMANTTCMQGDGITSQCAVESDDSLFLC from the exons ATGGATAATAATGTTGGTGGTTTAGGAAATGGAGGATTTCATGGTTATCACACATTCCCTTCTACACCTG AGATGAGGATGGGAGTGCCTGTGCCTGTTCATCTTAACCAAGATTCTGAATGCACTATTCGTGAGCAAGACCGATTCATGCCAATAGCAAATGTGATGAGAATCATGCGTCGGATCCTTCCTCCCCATGCTAAGATATCTGATGACTCTAAACAGACCATCCAAGAATGTGTATCTGAGTTCATAAGCTTTGTAACTGGTGAAGCCAATGAGCGTTGCCAATGTGAGCAGCGTAAGACCATCACTGCTGAAGATTTGCTTTGGGCAATGAGCAAGCTTGGTTTTGATGATTACATTGAACCCTTGACTTTCTACTTGCATCGCTATCGTGAGATTGATGGTGGTGAGCATGGAGCCTTGACAGAGGAGTCTGCAATGTTGAAGCTTGATCCACAGTATGCAGGTTACTTTGTGTATCCACTGCCAATGGCCAACACTACTTGTATGCAAGGGGATGGGATCACTTCTCAGTGTGCTGTGGAAAGTGATGACTCTCTGTTTCTCTGCTGA
- the LOC107004433 gene encoding tRNA (guanine(9)-N1)-methyltransferase, with amino-acid sequence MEEGKTMADEEEVVVEVEQQQQQPCPPLSKNAQKKLLKQQRYEVKKAEKKALLKEQKKREGERKRKEWEEKLASATEEEKQQLIESRKCLRKERMDQRSDEKGKKMQRLTNAKENGQNVVIDLEFDHLMSSSELHSLVQQIMYCYAVNGRCSSPAHLWLTGCQGEMQAQLQRLPGFDKWVVEKENRPYIEAFQDQKERLVYLTADSETTLDVLDPKHIYIIGGLVDRNRWKGLTMKKAEDQGIQTAKLPIGTYLKMSSSQVLTVNQVVEILLKYLETGDWKTSFFAVIPQRKRCEGDNDIEQDEDTEGKDDHEKKIRDIELEEEKDDQESKRQCIES; translated from the exons ATGGAAGAAGGGAAAACAATGGCAGATGAAGAAGAAGTGGTAGTGGAAGTCgaacagcagcagcagcagccaTGTCCACCGCTGTCGAAGAACGCACAGAAGAAACTGTTGAAGCAGCAACGATACGAGGTCAAAAAGGCGGAGAAAAAGGCATTGCTGAAAGAgcagaagaagagagaaggggAGCGCAAGCGTAAGGAATGGGAGGAGAAGCTGGCCAGCGCCACCGAAGAGGAGAAACAACAGTTGATAGAGTCGAGGAAGTGCTTAAGGAAAGAGAGAATGGACCAACGCTCTgatgaaaaaggaaagaagatgCAGAGGCTCACTAATGCTAAAGAAAATGGCCAAAATGTAGTTATTGATCTCGAGTTTGATCACCTCATGAGTTCTAGTGAGCTCCATAGCCTCGTTCAACAg ATCATGTACTGTTATGCGGTGAATGGAAGGTGTAGTTCTCCTGCTCACCTCTGGTTGACTGGCTGTCAAGGAGAAATGCAAGCTCAGTTGCAAAGACTACCAGGTTTTGACAAGTGGGTAGTTGAAAAGGAGAACCGGCCATATATTGAGGCATTCCAAGATCAGAAGGAACGGCTTGTATATCTCACTGCAGACTCAGAAACAACGCTAGACGTCCTTGATCCaaagcatatatatatcattGGTGGGTTGGTGGATAGGAATCGGTGGAAAGGGCTAACCATGAAAAAAGCAGAAGACCAAGGGATTCAAACAGCAAAACTCCCTATAGGAACTTACCTAAAGATGTCTAGTTCCCAG GTCCTTACAGTCAATCAAGTGGTAGAGATACTTCTGAAATACTTAGAGACAGGAGACTGGAAAACTTCATTCTTTGCAGTGATTCCACAGAGGAAAAGATGTGAGGGTGATAATGATATTGAACAGGATGAAGATACGGAAGGGAAAGATGATCACGAGAAAAAAATCCGTGATATTGAACTGGAAGAAGAGAAAGATGATCAAGAGTCTAAAAGACAGTGCATTGAGAGTTGA